The proteins below are encoded in one region of Podarcis raffonei isolate rPodRaf1 chromosome 8, rPodRaf1.pri, whole genome shotgun sequence:
- the CEBPA gene encoding CCAAT/enhancer-binding protein alpha gives MPGSACETRGINRRPRAGGGSPGASREPKRVGRTHPCKRQSRCSLSLEPAGPPPCAAAARFSYSMESGNFYEADSRPPQSSALQPHALQPAQQQQQRHQPASPAGAHPHLPAAGAYGYAASELPDICEHENSIDLSAYIDPGAFNDEFLADLFQHNKQERAAKAGLEYGVGAGMPGVGFPQGGPLYGYADKLEAGAAYERLAGGPALPGLRPLLIKQEPHEDDEAAALAALYPPPAGPNCSHLQYQVAHCAQTTVHLQPGGQPTPPPTPAPSPHGGAHHPHHAHHRLHAAGGGGGSAASSGKSKKLLDKSSSEYRVRRERNNIAVRKSRDKAKQRNAETQQKVLELSNDNERLRKRVEQLSRELETMRGIFRQLPESSLVKAMGSCA, from the coding sequence ATGCCCGGCTCTGCCTGCGAAACACGGGGTATAAATAGGAGGCcgagggctggaggaggcagcccGGGAGCAAGCCGAGAGCCGAAGAGAGTAGGAAGGACTCATCCGTGCAAGCGGCAGAGTCGGTGCAGCCTCAGCCTGGAGCCAGCGGGTCCCCCACCATGCGCCGCGGCGGCCCGCTTTAGCTACTCCATGGAGTCGGGCAACTTCTACGAGGCGGACTCGCGGCCCCCCCAGAGCAGCGCCCTCCAGCCGCACGCCCTGCAgcccgcgcagcagcagcagcagcgccaccaGCCCGCTTCGCCCGCCGGGGCGCACCCGCACCTGCCCGCCGCCGGCGCCTACGGCTACGCGGCCTCCGAGTTGCCCGACATCTGCGAGCACGAGAACTCCATCGACCTGAGCGCCTACATCGACCCGGGCGCCTTCAACGACGAGTTCCTGGCCGACCTCTTCCAGCACAACAAGCAGGAGCGCGCCGCCAAGGCCGGTCTGGAGTACGGCGTCGGAGCCGGGATGCCGGGCGTCGGCTTCCCGCAAGGCGGCCCGCTCTACGGCTACGCGGACAAGCTGGAGGCCGGCGCGGCCTACGAGCGCCTGGCCGGGGGACCGGCGCTGCCCGGCCTGCGCCCGCTGCTCATCAAGCAGGAGCCCCACGAGGACGACGAGGCGGCGGCGCTGGCCGCCCTCTACCCGCCGCCGGCCGGGCCCAACTGCAGCCACCTCCAGTACCAGGTGGCGCACTGCGCCCAGACCACGGTGCATCTGCAGCCCGGCGGGCAGCCCACGCCGCCCCCCACGCCGGCGCCCAGCCCCCACGGCGGAGCCCACCACCCGCACCACGCGCACCACCGGCTCCACgcggcgggcggcggcggcgggtccgCGGCGTCGTCGGGCAAGTCCAAGAAGCTGCTGGACAAGAGCAGCAGCGAGTACCGCGTGCGCCGCGAGCGCAACAACATCGCCGTGCGCAAGAGCCGCGACAAAGCCAAGCAGCGCAACGCCGAGACGCAGCAGAAGGTGCTGGAGCTGAGCAACGACAACGAGCGGCTCCGCAAGCGCGTCGAGCAGCTCAGCCGAGAGCTGGAGACCATGCGCGGCATCTTCCGACAGCTGCCCGAGAGTTCGCTCGTCAAGGCCATGGGCAGCTGCGCCTGA
- the CEBPG gene encoding CCAAT/enhancer-binding protein gamma, with translation MSKTSQQNTTAESNGVSVIYTQAQASGLQQVPQLVPISPGGGGKATPPSKQGKKNSTIDRNSDEYRQRRERNNMAVKKSRLKSKQKAQDTLQRVNQLKEENERLEAKIKLLTKELSVLKDLFLEHAHNFTDSVQPLGTESTATNSDGSGQ, from the coding sequence ATGAGCAAGACATCACAGCAGAACACAACTGCAGAAAGCAACGGAGTAAGTGTCATCTACACCCAAGCACAAGCGAGTGGGTTGCAGCAGGTTCCTCAGTTGGTGCCTATTAGTCCTGGAGGTGGAGGCAAAGCTACACCTCCCAGTAAGCAGGGCAAGAAGAATTCCACAATTGATAGAAACAGTGATGAGTACCGCCAGCGCAGGGAGCGCAACAACATGGCGGTGAAAAAGAGTCGTTTGAAAAGCAAGCAGAAGGCCCAGGATACTCTGCAGAGGGTCAACCAGCTCAAAGAGGAGAATGAACGCTTGGAGGCTAAAATCAAGCTCCTGACAAAGGAACTGAGTGTACTCAAAGACTTGTTTCTTGAACACGCTCACAACTTCACAGACAGTGTGCAACCTCTTGGCACAGAAAGCACTGCCACAAATTCAGATGGCTCTGGACAATAG